The Cottoperca gobio chromosome 22, fCotGob3.1, whole genome shotgun sequence genome contains a region encoding:
- the gsc gene encoding homeobox protein goosecoid isoform X2, translated as MPAGMFSIDSILSGRPSCKEPLLLHRSGPVVLSAGLTDSIYTDYNGLYSATCGPSPPGVQTVNGTRIGYNGYYYGQLHVQGAGGAPPCCGSVPGLSPQQCPCIPPGYDSPGSVLISPVPHQMMSYMNMGSLSRTELQLLNQLHCRRKRRHRTIFTDEQLEALEGLFQETKYPDVGTREQLARKVHLREEKVEVWFKNRRAKWRRQKRSSSEESENSQKWNKSTKTSAEKTEESKSEVDSDS; from the exons ATGCCCGCCGGGATGTTTAGCATCGACAGCATCCTGTCCGGCCGGCCAAGCTGCAaggagccgctgctgctgcaccGGAGCGGCCCGGTGGTGCTGTCTGCCGGCCTCACGGACTCTATCTACACCGACTACAACGGACTGTACTCGGCCACATGCGGGCCTTCTCCCCCAGGTGTTCAGACTGTAAACGGGACCAGGATAGGATATAACGGCTACTACTACGGTCAGCTGCATGTCCAGGGCGCCGGAGGAGCTCCGCCGTGCTGCGGCTCTGTGCCCGGCCTCAGCCCGCAGCAGTGCCCGTGCATCCCGCCAG GCTACGACAGCCCGGGATCGGTGCTGATCTCTCCGGTCCCGCACCAGATGATGTCCTATATGAACATGGGCAGCCTGTCGCGGACCGAGCTGCAGCTCCTCAACCAGCTGCATTGCCGCAGGAAGCGGAGGCACCGCACCATCTTCACCGATGAGCAGCTGGAGGCTCTGGAAGGCCTCTTCCAGGAGACCAAGTACCCGGACGTTGGCACCCGGGAGCAACTGGCCCGCAAGGTCCACCTCCGGGAGGAGAAAGTCGAG GTTTGGTTCAAAAACCGACGCGCGAAGTGGAGGAGGCAGAAAAGGTCTTCATCAGAGGAATCAGAGAACTCTCAGAAATGGAACAAATCGACCAAAACGTCCGCGGAGAAAACGGAGGAGAGTAAAAGCGAGGTGGACTCAGACAGCTGA
- the gsc gene encoding homeobox protein goosecoid isoform X1, whose protein sequence is MPAGMFSIDSILSGRPSCKEPLLLHRSGPVVLSAGLTDSIYTDYNGLYSATCGPSPPGVQTVNGTRIGYNGYYYGQLHVQGAGGAPPCCGSVPGLSPQQCPCIPPVWDVSSSLRHAGYDSPGSVLISPVPHQMMSYMNMGSLSRTELQLLNQLHCRRKRRHRTIFTDEQLEALEGLFQETKYPDVGTREQLARKVHLREEKVEVWFKNRRAKWRRQKRSSSEESENSQKWNKSTKTSAEKTEESKSEVDSDS, encoded by the exons ATGCCCGCCGGGATGTTTAGCATCGACAGCATCCTGTCCGGCCGGCCAAGCTGCAaggagccgctgctgctgcaccGGAGCGGCCCGGTGGTGCTGTCTGCCGGCCTCACGGACTCTATCTACACCGACTACAACGGACTGTACTCGGCCACATGCGGGCCTTCTCCCCCAGGTGTTCAGACTGTAAACGGGACCAGGATAGGATATAACGGCTACTACTACGGTCAGCTGCATGTCCAGGGCGCCGGAGGAGCTCCGCCGTGCTGCGGCTCTGTGCCCGGCCTCAGCCCGCAGCAGTGCCCGTGCATCCCGCCAG TGTGGGATGTTTCTTCGTCCCTCCGCCATGCAGGCTACGACAGCCCGGGATCGGTGCTGATCTCTCCGGTCCCGCACCAGATGATGTCCTATATGAACATGGGCAGCCTGTCGCGGACCGAGCTGCAGCTCCTCAACCAGCTGCATTGCCGCAGGAAGCGGAGGCACCGCACCATCTTCACCGATGAGCAGCTGGAGGCTCTGGAAGGCCTCTTCCAGGAGACCAAGTACCCGGACGTTGGCACCCGGGAGCAACTGGCCCGCAAGGTCCACCTCCGGGAGGAGAAAGTCGAG GTTTGGTTCAAAAACCGACGCGCGAAGTGGAGGAGGCAGAAAAGGTCTTCATCAGAGGAATCAGAGAACTCTCAGAAATGGAACAAATCGACCAAAACGTCCGCGGAGAAAACGGAGGAGAGTAAAAGCGAGGTGGACTCAGACAGCTGA